A single genomic interval of Gammaproteobacteria bacterium harbors:
- a CDS encoding GMC family oxidoreductase: MNGSNASIFDFIIVGAGSAGSVMANKLSASGRLSVLLLEQGKRDSSVLLTMPKGFGAVLAGTTYVSRYPVTRAANEPSSEVWLRGKTLGGSSSVNGMLWARPQPEGFSALAEAGGDEWAWSRMEPYFHALDGSGSSNGIIPTTTHATQHAITQAFIESSCATGLPRRELMVDVGQRGVGYLHFNIDRKGKRHSASTAFLKPLQRRTNLHIETDIQVNKLVFEGKRATSVICHGKGGKISYTARREIVLCAGTLESPQILQRSGVGPAPLLDELGIPVIHANPRVGANLREHLLLGISFGVKSWADSENRQYAGLPLIWNVLRYFMTGKGPMAQSPCHAAAFIRSDEGLNTPDIMLMFNPYSREGNTFSESPGVSIAGYLMYPKSSGEIRIRSSDPGAAALIRPNYLGDEYDRRSSVAAVRQIRAIAAQPPLAAKLSRELPSSAAAQSDEEILELYRKGGQPGFHATGTCAMGRDGVTSVVDGNTRVHGIDGVRVVDCSIYPEMLAGITNASIMAVAMRAADRILEEYPA, translated from the coding sequence ATGAACGGCTCTAACGCATCAATATTTGATTTCATTATCGTCGGCGCAGGCTCTGCCGGTAGTGTGATGGCGAACAAGCTCAGCGCAAGCGGCCGGCTTTCGGTGCTTCTTCTCGAGCAGGGAAAGCGCGATTCCAGTGTGCTGCTGACGATGCCCAAAGGGTTTGGCGCTGTTTTGGCGGGCACTACCTATGTGAGCCGCTACCCTGTCACACGTGCTGCCAATGAGCCATCAAGTGAAGTCTGGCTGCGGGGGAAAACACTGGGCGGCTCGAGTTCGGTCAACGGCATGCTCTGGGCCCGGCCTCAGCCCGAGGGCTTTTCGGCGCTGGCCGAGGCAGGTGGGGATGAGTGGGCCTGGTCGCGTATGGAGCCGTATTTCCATGCGCTGGATGGCTCCGGTTCCAGCAATGGCATCATACCGACCACCACCCACGCAACTCAGCATGCCATCACACAGGCTTTCATCGAATCTTCCTGTGCGACCGGGCTGCCGCGCCGTGAACTCATGGTGGATGTCGGTCAAAGGGGTGTCGGCTATCTGCACTTCAATATTGATCGGAAAGGCAAGCGCCACAGCGCCTCCACCGCGTTTTTGAAGCCGCTTCAGCGGCGCACCAACTTGCATATTGAAACCGATATCCAGGTCAACAAGCTCGTGTTCGAGGGAAAGCGGGCGACCTCGGTCATCTGTCATGGCAAAGGCGGGAAGATCAGTTACACCGCTCGGCGCGAGATTGTGCTTTGCGCCGGTACCCTGGAGTCCCCGCAGATTCTGCAACGATCCGGTGTCGGACCTGCTCCGCTGCTGGACGAATTGGGCATTCCCGTTATTCATGCCAATCCGCGTGTCGGGGCCAATCTGCGCGAACACCTGCTGTTGGGCATCAGCTTCGGGGTCAAGTCGTGGGCTGATTCGGAAAACCGGCAATACGCCGGCCTCCCGTTGATCTGGAATGTGCTCCGCTACTTCATGACCGGGAAAGGCCCCATGGCCCAATCACCCTGTCATGCCGCGGCGTTCATACGCTCTGATGAAGGGCTGAATACTCCGGATATCATGTTGATGTTCAATCCTTATTCTCGCGAGGGGAATACTTTCAGCGAGTCCCCCGGTGTCAGCATCGCCGGCTACCTGATGTACCCGAAAAGCAGCGGTGAGATTCGCATTCGTTCGTCCGATCCCGGTGCCGCTGCGCTGATCAGGCCAAACTACCTCGGCGATGAATACGACCGGCGGAGTAGCGTTGCGGCAGTCCGTCAAATTCGCGCCATAGCAGCGCAGCCACCGTTGGCAGCGAAGCTGTCGCGCGAGCTGCCATCCTCTGCCGCTGCGCAAAGCGACGAGGAGATTCTCGAGCTTTACAGGAAAGGTGGCCAGCCAGGATTTCACGCCACTGGAACCTGCGCCATGGGTCGTGATGGCGTAACGTCTGTCGTGGACGGGAATACCCGGGTTCACGGTATCGATGGGGTGCGGGTGGTCGACTGCTCCATTTATCCCGAAATGCTGGCGGGCATTACCAACGCATCGATCATGGCTGTTGCCATGCGTGCTGCTGACCGGATTCTCGAAGAGTATCCTGCGTAG
- a CDS encoding cytochrome C, producing MAAWLGIPDVAVAEDFEEAEQLYADHCAVCHGADRGGYIGPALNSDQTTLGEAEVDSRIEIGSATTLMPQHPTWPRILSARQRGLLAALITKQPRKTMSWGMGDIRKSLVVLVADESTLPEKPVYPIQDIDDLMAVMSRGRFAVGDQAKVVFFDGRNNRKVGEVPTGFAPHLMDFHPRQDRWAYVRDDIGYIHKVDLYSLQVVRKIRAGLNGTSLAVSRDGKYLAAGSYVPNTAVILDADTLEPVKLMELRGIDPDGKMVEADSGMITGTPFADYFAIALEQAGQVWIVDLAQPDMPVTPITDVGRHLHDAFLSPDGRHLLVSSYDDDVNTVIDLASKSIVKKIPAGCQPHLGSGAVVRQHDRFLGIGTNIGSRACKPYEVTVFDMNTFEVVKRIPVLGPTESPAAHPRAPYIVVDIVGTDSSANMIQFIDKDTLTVVKSLMVGGTTGYSHFPEYTARGEYLYISARGGGDQSAGADAGRLDIYDANTLKRVKTEAMEVPAGVFSHLRARAVVVGLEPAES from the coding sequence ATGGCAGCATGGCTGGGAATCCCGGATGTGGCGGTGGCGGAGGATTTTGAGGAAGCTGAACAACTGTATGCCGACCATTGCGCGGTCTGCCATGGAGCGGATCGTGGTGGATACATCGGGCCAGCGTTGAACAGTGATCAAACCACACTTGGCGAGGCCGAGGTTGATTCCAGGATAGAAATAGGCAGTGCGACGACCTTGATGCCGCAGCATCCGACCTGGCCCCGGATCCTGTCGGCGCGGCAGCGGGGTTTGCTCGCTGCGCTGATCACGAAACAGCCCCGGAAAACCATGTCCTGGGGCATGGGCGATATACGGAAGTCGCTGGTCGTGTTGGTTGCCGATGAGTCGACCTTGCCCGAGAAACCCGTCTACCCGATCCAGGATATCGATGATCTGATGGCCGTCATGTCACGCGGCCGATTCGCCGTCGGGGATCAAGCCAAGGTTGTTTTCTTCGACGGCAGGAACAACCGGAAGGTTGGTGAGGTGCCGACCGGCTTCGCACCGCATCTGATGGATTTTCACCCCAGGCAGGATCGCTGGGCGTATGTTCGCGACGATATCGGCTACATCCACAAGGTTGATCTGTATTCGTTGCAAGTGGTGCGCAAGATCCGGGCTGGATTGAACGGCACCTCGCTTGCAGTATCACGCGACGGAAAATACCTCGCCGCGGGTTCCTACGTGCCGAATACGGCGGTCATCCTCGATGCCGATACCCTGGAACCGGTCAAGCTGATGGAACTGCGCGGCATCGATCCGGATGGCAAGATGGTCGAGGCGGATTCGGGGATGATCACCGGCACTCCGTTTGCGGACTATTTTGCCATCGCCCTCGAACAGGCCGGCCAGGTGTGGATCGTGGATCTGGCTCAACCCGATATGCCCGTCACCCCGATCACCGATGTGGGGCGGCACCTGCACGATGCGTTTCTCTCGCCGGATGGCCGTCATCTCCTCGTGTCCTCGTACGATGACGATGTCAACACCGTCATCGATCTGGCCAGCAAGAGTATTGTCAAAAAGATCCCGGCCGGGTGCCAGCCACATCTCGGTTCGGGAGCGGTGGTGCGGCAGCATGACCGCTTCCTGGGCATCGGTACCAATATCGGTTCGCGTGCCTGCAAGCCGTATGAAGTGACCGTGTTTGACATGAATACCTTCGAGGTCGTCAAACGCATTCCGGTCCTGGGGCCCACCGAATCGCCGGCTGCCCATCCGCGGGCTCCTTATATCGTGGTCGATATCGTGGGTACCGACTCGAGTGCGAACATGATCCAGTTCATCGACAAGGACACGCTGACTGTCGTCAAGAGCCTGATGGTCGGAGGTACCACCGGTTATTCGCATTTTCCGGAGTACACCGCGCGGGGCGAGTACCTGTATATCAGCGCCAGGGGCGGCGGTGACCAGAGCGCGGGCGCGGATGCAGGCCGGCTGGACATCTACGATGCGAATACGCTGAAAAGGGTGAAGACGGAAGCAATGGAGGTGCCCGCCGGGGTGTTTTCGCATCTGCGTGCGCGTGCCGTGGTCGTGGGACTTGAGCCTGCAGAGTCCTAG
- the pnp gene encoding polyribonucleotide nucleotidyltransferase, translating into MNPVRKTFKYGDHSVTLETGRVARQATGAVLVTVDQTTVLVTVVADKKAKAGQSFFPLSVHYIEKTFAAGKIPGGFFKREGRLSEKETLTSRLIDRPIRPLFPKGFRNEVQVICTVLSTDKSGDPDIAALIGTSAALSISGIPFDGPIGAARVGFMADKGYVLNPNYAQLDTSALNMVVAGTADAVLMVESEAQELTEDQMLGAVLYAHQEMQVVIKAITELAAETGKPRWELEASQEHATLADQLREQFGHDIGEAYRIIEKQARYDRVNDLRQAAVVAIAVEGGAVSAEEVANAFAKLEKKIVRERIVNGKPRIDGRDLKTVRPIVAEVGFLPRVHGSAIFTRGETQAIVVATLGTARDAQIIDALHGEYKDPFMLHYNFPPYSVGETGRIAGPGRREIGHGKLARRGVAAVLPSMDDFPYSIRVVSEVTESNGSSSMATVCGASLAMMDAGIPLRAPVAGIAMGLVKEGNKFAVITDILGDEDHLGDMDFKVAGTAEGVTALQMDIKIQGITEEIMEAALDQARHARLHILGEMSRAITESRPSVSDNAPQMVMIRIDTDKIRDVIGKGGATIRSITEETGASIDISDDGTVRIYGENAESRDAALARVEAITAEAKVGETYTGTVARIVDFGAFVTIMPGKDGLVHISQIANQRIENVTDVLSEGQQVRVKVLDVDPRGRIKLSMKEVSEDASGGE; encoded by the coding sequence GTGAACCCCGTAAGAAAAACGTTCAAATACGGTGACCATAGCGTCACGCTGGAGACTGGCCGTGTGGCACGTCAGGCGACCGGCGCGGTGCTGGTCACCGTCGACCAAACAACCGTGCTGGTCACGGTTGTTGCCGACAAGAAAGCCAAGGCGGGACAGAGCTTCTTCCCGCTTTCGGTGCACTACATCGAGAAGACCTTTGCGGCGGGCAAGATCCCCGGCGGCTTCTTCAAGCGTGAAGGCCGGCTGTCGGAGAAGGAAACGCTGACGTCGCGGCTGATCGATCGCCCGATCCGTCCGCTGTTCCCGAAAGGGTTCCGCAATGAAGTGCAGGTAATCTGCACGGTGCTGTCGACCGACAAGAGTGGCGATCCGGATATCGCCGCGCTGATTGGCACTTCGGCCGCCCTTTCCATTTCCGGTATTCCCTTTGATGGCCCGATCGGTGCTGCACGTGTTGGTTTCATGGCCGACAAGGGTTATGTGCTGAACCCCAATTACGCACAGCTCGATACTTCGGCGCTGAACATGGTGGTCGCCGGAACCGCAGACGCGGTGCTCATGGTCGAGTCCGAGGCACAGGAACTCACCGAAGACCAGATGCTTGGTGCGGTGCTGTATGCGCACCAGGAAATGCAGGTCGTGATCAAGGCGATCACCGAGCTGGCCGCGGAGACCGGCAAGCCACGCTGGGAGCTCGAAGCCAGTCAGGAACATGCCACGCTTGCCGATCAGCTGCGCGAGCAATTCGGTCATGACATCGGCGAGGCTTACCGGATCATCGAGAAGCAGGCCCGCTATGACCGGGTCAACGATCTGCGCCAGGCGGCAGTTGTGGCGATCGCAGTCGAAGGCGGTGCGGTCAGCGCGGAAGAAGTTGCGAATGCGTTTGCCAAGCTCGAGAAGAAAATCGTGCGTGAGCGCATCGTCAATGGCAAGCCCCGTATCGATGGACGTGATCTGAAAACCGTGCGTCCCATCGTGGCCGAGGTCGGTTTCCTGCCTCGCGTGCATGGTTCGGCGATCTTCACCCGCGGCGAAACACAGGCCATAGTGGTTGCGACGCTGGGTACCGCCCGCGATGCCCAGATCATCGATGCGCTGCATGGCGAGTACAAGGACCCGTTCATGCTGCACTACAACTTCCCTCCTTACTCGGTGGGCGAGACGGGTCGCATAGCCGGGCCGGGACGCCGCGAGATTGGTCACGGGAAACTTGCCCGTCGCGGCGTGGCTGCAGTGCTGCCTTCGATGGACGATTTCCCGTACAGCATACGGGTGGTTTCGGAGGTCACCGAATCAAACGGGTCGAGCTCGATGGCCACCGTGTGCGGTGCAAGCCTCGCAATGATGGATGCGGGCATTCCGCTGCGGGCACCGGTTGCCGGCATCGCGATGGGGCTGGTCAAGGAAGGCAACAAGTTTGCCGTGATCACCGATATTCTCGGAGACGAGGATCATCTCGGCGACATGGATTTCAAGGTTGCCGGAACCGCCGAGGGCGTGACTGCGTTGCAGATGGATATCAAGATCCAGGGCATCACCGAAGAAATCATGGAAGCCGCCCTCGATCAGGCCCGTCATGCGCGCCTGCACATCCTCGGCGAGATGAGCCGTGCAATCACCGAATCGCGGCCCAGCGTTTCCGACAATGCGCCGCAGATGGTCATGATCCGCATCGATACCGACAAGATACGCGATGTGATCGGCAAGGGCGGCGCGACCATTCGCAGCATCACCGAAGAGACCGGTGCCTCGATCGATATTTCCGACGATGGCACGGTGCGTATCTACGGCGAGAATGCGGAGTCGCGTGATGCCGCCCTGGCACGTGTCGAGGCGATCACCGCGGAAGCCAAGGTCGGCGAGACCTATACCGGCACCGTGGCGCGCATCGTCGATTTTGGCGCGTTCGTGACGATCATGCCGGGCAAGGATGGCCTGGTGCACATTTCGCAGATCGCGAACCAGCGCATCGAGAACGTTACCGACGTGCTGAGCGAAGGCCAGCAGGTGCGGGTAAAGGTGCTGGATGTCGATCCGCGCGGGCGCATCAAGCTCAGCATGAAGGAAGTGAGCGAAGACGCTTCCGGCGGCGAGTAA
- the rpsO gene encoding 30S ribosomal protein S15 has protein sequence MSLNAEEKGKIVKEYQTAEADTGSPEVQVALLSANIDKLQGHFGAHKKDHHSRRGLIRMVNQRRKLLDYLKRKDAQRYASLISRLGLRR, from the coding sequence ATGTCGTTGAATGCAGAGGAAAAGGGCAAGATCGTCAAGGAGTATCAGACCGCGGAAGCTGATACCGGATCCCCCGAGGTACAGGTTGCGCTGCTGAGCGCGAATATCGACAAGTTACAGGGGCATTTTGGCGCGCACAAGAAGGACCACCACTCGCGGCGTGGCCTCATTCGCATGGTGAACCAGCGTCGCAAATTGCTCGATTACCTGAAGCGAAAAGACGCCCAGCGTTATGCAAGCCTGATCAGTCGGCTTGGTCTGCGTCGTTAA
- the truB gene encoding tRNA pseudouridine(55) synthase TruB produces the protein MTRRRQARRVDGILVVNKPAGLTSNAVLQRAKSIYFAAKAGHTGSLDPLATGVLPLCFGEATKMSQFLLGADKEYVTTICLGVTTDTADADGRIIAERSAAVLELAVVDEVLERFRGSIEQVPPMYSALKRDGVPLYELARKGETVERAARPVVIYELERLGFVAGERASLAIRVRASKGTYVRTLAEDIGNALGCGGHVTALHRSASGPFSDEQSVTLEQLERLRDERAFEALDALLLSPESAVGHLPEVRVAESSCYYLSQGQAVMVAQAPAQGLVRVLAENGEFRGVGEMVEGRRVAPRRMMMTAPGARH, from the coding sequence TTGACGAGGCGCAGGCAGGCACGGCGCGTCGATGGCATCCTGGTGGTCAACAAACCCGCGGGGTTGACCTCGAACGCGGTGTTGCAGCGGGCCAAGAGCATCTATTTCGCGGCCAAGGCCGGCCACACCGGCAGCCTCGATCCGCTGGCAACCGGGGTGCTGCCGTTGTGTTTCGGGGAGGCGACCAAGATGTCGCAGTTCCTGCTCGGCGCGGACAAGGAATATGTCACCACGATCTGCCTCGGGGTGACAACGGATACGGCAGATGCGGACGGTCGTATCATTGCCGAACGCAGCGCCGCGGTGCTCGAACTTGCGGTGGTGGACGAAGTGCTGGAGCGTTTTCGCGGCAGCATCGAGCAGGTGCCGCCGATGTATTCCGCGCTCAAGCGCGATGGTGTACCGCTTTATGAGCTGGCACGCAAGGGTGAAACGGTGGAGCGCGCAGCGCGGCCCGTAGTGATTTACGAGCTGGAGCGGCTTGGATTCGTGGCCGGCGAGCGCGCCAGCCTTGCCATCCGGGTGCGTGCCAGCAAGGGTACCTATGTGCGTACCCTGGCCGAGGATATCGGCAATGCACTTGGATGCGGCGGGCATGTGACGGCGTTGCACCGCAGCGCCTCGGGCCCGTTCAGTGACGAGCAGTCGGTCACGCTGGAACAGCTCGAGCGGCTGCGCGACGAACGTGCCTTCGAGGCGCTCGATGCGTTGCTGCTTTCCCCGGAAAGCGCGGTTGGGCATCTGCCGGAAGTGCGCGTCGCGGAGTCGAGTTGCTACTACCTGTCGCAGGGGCAGGCGGTGATGGTGGCGCAGGCTCCGGCGCAGGGTCTGGTCAGGGTGCTCGCCGAGAACGGCGAGTTCCGTGGTGTCGGCGAGATGGTCGAAGGCCGTCGGGTGGCACCGCGCAGAATGATGATGACGGCCCCCGGGGCGCGTCATTGA
- the rbfA gene encoding 30S ribosome-binding factor RbfA has product MAREFGRKERVADYLRQELARFIQNEVRDPRIGMVSVNEVEVSRDLAYAKVFVTFMDKDSAQDASEELEVLNKAAGFLRTLLSREARMRAVPKLRFVYDVGVVQGRKLSDLIDRALAEDADRHAGDDEPDGTGSVD; this is encoded by the coding sequence ATGGCACGCGAGTTTGGTCGCAAGGAACGGGTTGCGGATTATCTGCGCCAGGAGCTCGCGCGCTTCATCCAGAACGAGGTGCGCGATCCACGCATCGGCATGGTGAGCGTGAACGAGGTCGAGGTCAGCCGGGATCTGGCCTATGCGAAAGTGTTTGTCACCTTCATGGACAAGGACTCCGCACAGGACGCGAGCGAGGAACTGGAAGTCCTGAACAAGGCCGCGGGCTTTCTGCGCACGTTGCTGTCGCGCGAGGCGCGCATGCGGGCGGTACCGAAATTGCGGTTTGTCTATGACGTCGGCGTGGTCCAGGGGCGCAAGTTGTCGGATTTGATCGACCGTGCGCTGGCCGAAGATGCCGACAGGCACGCTGGCGATGATGAGCCGGATGGCACCGGGAGCGTCGATTGA
- the infB gene encoding translation initiation factor IF-2 produces the protein MAEVTVAELAKSVNVSVEHLLQQMKEAGLVHKKAEQVVSDEDKQVLLSHLRTSHGEESDAPQRITLKRRTITKLKTASAGRRTVNVEIRKKRTYVKRDADDQGEQIEEEQELVDVPELEAEEARLEVQADAPLEETAGEEPELPEPEPQVDEPAPLEAPRRDDKKYIDPELLRQAAATRRKEKEAEERSRREALAKAKKQKEEDEARKRTEPPARARTDEPAAKPAGPLGPKSAKDGKPAKGRRRGEPALDDDKPRKKGVKTSWDRDGALLKPRAIPLSESDAEAAEAAALRRERKNRDLRPNHAEHLKHGFELPTDKMVYEVAISESITVGELAQKMSVKASSVIRELMKLGVMATINQPLDQETATLVVEELGHTVKLVREDEAEGLLEAQSVIEGTPEPRAPVVTVMGHVDHGKTSLLDYIRETRVASGEAGGITQHIGAYHVETGHGMVTFLDTPGHAAFTAMRARGARSTDIVVLVVAADDGVMPQTEEAILHARAAGVPLVVAINKMDKEGADPERVKSELSSRGVISEKWGGDTQFAEVSAHSGQGIDTLLDAILLQAEVLELKAPRDVAAAGLVIESRLDKGRGSVASLLVQRGVLKAGQIVLAGTFVGRVRAMLDENGKPIVEAGPSIPVEILGLDGTPDAGDTFVVLETERQARELAASREIKRRQSKLAHRQASRLDTMFTDLGKEVRVLNVMVKADVRGSLEAIQSALGDLGNEEVSVNVVAGAVGGITETDVNLAITTSAVIFGFNVRADSAARRAVEREGVDLRYYSVIYDLIDDVKKALGGMLQPERREEILGVAEVRDTFRSPKFGTVAGCMVIEGTLYRNKPIRVLRDDVVIFEGELESLRRFKDDVAEVRNGFECGIGVRNYNDVKVGDKIEVYSVREVARTL, from the coding sequence TGCTGCTGTCACATCTGCGTACCAGCCATGGCGAGGAGTCGGACGCGCCGCAACGCATCACGCTCAAGCGACGCACTATCACCAAGCTCAAGACCGCCTCGGCCGGGCGGCGCACGGTCAATGTCGAAATCCGCAAGAAGCGCACTTATGTCAAGCGTGACGCCGACGACCAGGGCGAGCAGATCGAGGAAGAGCAGGAACTTGTCGATGTCCCCGAATTAGAGGCTGAAGAGGCCCGGCTGGAAGTACAGGCCGATGCGCCGCTCGAGGAGACCGCAGGCGAAGAGCCGGAACTGCCAGAGCCCGAACCGCAGGTCGACGAACCGGCGCCGCTGGAGGCACCGCGCCGCGACGACAAGAAATATATCGATCCCGAATTGCTGCGCCAGGCTGCGGCCACCCGCCGCAAGGAAAAGGAAGCCGAGGAGCGTAGCCGGCGCGAAGCGCTCGCCAAGGCCAAGAAACAGAAGGAAGAAGATGAGGCGCGCAAGCGAACCGAGCCTCCGGCGCGTGCGCGTACCGATGAACCGGCGGCCAAGCCTGCCGGTCCGCTTGGCCCGAAATCCGCGAAGGACGGCAAACCCGCCAAAGGCCGTCGCCGCGGTGAGCCCGCGTTGGATGACGACAAGCCGCGCAAGAAAGGCGTCAAGACTTCCTGGGACCGTGATGGTGCACTGCTCAAGCCGCGTGCGATCCCGCTGTCCGAATCGGATGCCGAAGCCGCGGAAGCCGCGGCATTGCGTCGTGAGCGCAAGAACCGTGATTTACGACCCAATCATGCCGAACATCTCAAACACGGCTTCGAGTTGCCGACGGACAAAATGGTATACGAAGTAGCGATATCCGAATCGATAACCGTCGGAGAGTTGGCCCAGAAGATGTCGGTCAAGGCGTCTTCCGTAATCCGCGAGTTGATGAAGCTCGGGGTCATGGCGACCATCAATCAACCGCTCGACCAGGAAACGGCAACGCTGGTCGTCGAGGAACTCGGTCATACCGTCAAGCTGGTGCGCGAGGACGAGGCCGAAGGCCTGCTCGAGGCGCAGAGCGTCATCGAGGGTACGCCCGAGCCGCGCGCACCGGTGGTGACCGTGATGGGCCACGTCGATCATGGCAAGACCTCGCTGCTCGATTACATTCGCGAAACGCGCGTCGCCAGCGGAGAGGCGGGTGGCATCACCCAGCACATCGGCGCCTATCATGTCGAGACCGGCCATGGAATGGTCACATTCCTGGACACTCCGGGCCATGCCGCGTTTACCGCGATGCGTGCCCGTGGTGCCAGGAGTACCGATATCGTCGTATTGGTGGTGGCGGCTGATGACGGCGTGATGCCGCAGACCGAAGAGGCGATCCTGCACGCGCGCGCCGCCGGTGTGCCGCTGGTGGTTGCAATCAACAAGATGGACAAGGAAGGCGCCGACCCCGAGCGGGTCAAGAGCGAACTGTCCTCACGCGGTGTCATTTCCGAGAAATGGGGTGGCGATACGCAGTTTGCCGAGGTGTCGGCGCACAGCGGACAAGGCATCGACACCCTGCTCGACGCGATCCTGCTGCAGGCGGAGGTGCTGGAGCTCAAGGCGCCCAGAGACGTTGCTGCTGCCGGCTTGGTGATCGAATCGCGCCTCGACAAGGGCCGCGGATCGGTGGCTTCGCTGCTGGTCCAGCGTGGGGTGCTCAAGGCTGGCCAGATCGTGCTGGCGGGAACCTTTGTCGGACGGGTGCGGGCGATGCTCGACGAGAACGGCAAACCGATTGTGGAAGCCGGTCCGTCGATTCCGGTCGAGATCCTCGGCCTCGACGGCACTCCGGATGCGGGCGATACATTCGTGGTGCTGGAGACGGAGCGTCAGGCACGCGAGCTTGCTGCATCGCGCGAAATCAAGCGCCGCCAGTCGAAGCTTGCCCATCGCCAGGCCTCGCGGCTCGACACGATGTTCACCGATCTGGGAAAGGAAGTACGCGTCCTCAACGTCATGGTCAAGGCCGATGTGCGCGGTTCGCTCGAGGCGATCCAGTCGGCACTCGGAGATCTTGGCAACGAGGAAGTCAGCGTCAATGTGGTGGCCGGCGCGGTTGGAGGCATCACGGAAACGGATGTGAATCTCGCGATCACCACCAGTGCGGTGATATTCGGATTCAACGTGCGCGCCGACTCGGCGGCGCGGCGCGCCGTCGAGCGCGAGGGTGTCGATCTGCGCTACTACAGCGTGATCTACGACCTCATCGACGATGTGAAGAAAGCGCTTGGTGGCATGCTGCAGCCGGAGCGGCGCGAGGAGATCCTCGGTGTTGCCGAAGTCCGCGATACCTTCCGCTCACCGAAGTTCGGCACGGTTGCCGGCTGCATGGTGATCGAGGGTACGCTGTATCGGAACAAGCCGATCCGCGTGTTGCGCGATGATGTGGTGATATTCGAGGGCGAGCTCGAATCGCTGCGACGCTTCAAGGACGACGTGGCCGAAGTGCGCAACGGATTCGAGTGCGGTATCGGCGTGCGCAATTACAACGACGTGAAAGTTGGCGACAAGATCGAGGTCTACAGCGTTCGCGAGGTCGCCAGGACGCTGTGA